Genomic window (Argopecten irradians isolate NY chromosome 2, Ai_NY, whole genome shotgun sequence):
aactcCATTAGCTTACTGGTAAGATTTTTTTGAGGCGAATGTCGCTAAAAACTGAAGCAAATTTCGCTGTGACATCTTGTTTTTCGATACACCTCTAGACTCTTGATTACGATATCAATAGACCTCGGATTTATTCATGTTACAATGCTGTACATGCGCATGCGCATTGAAAACGAAAGTCGGGAATTCCTAGAATGATGCAGAAAACGAAAGCTTATCATTGCTTCGTCGTATTTTTAAGAAACCGTTACGAATGTCAGACCCTATATAAATTTACCGAGAAACGATATAATTAATAAGGTGTAGGTCATATAGTCATTGTCAGAATTTTTCACTCGTCCGACGGACAAGCGTGATGTCAACATTCACTCGTCCGATGGCCAAATCCACTCGTCTAGACGAGTGGACGAGTACTTTTCCCCAGCCCTGCAGCGTAATACTTCTAAgttctattttacaaatatttgtttttcagaaatttatttgaacatttgtaattgttttcaCGTTCTTACAACATCTCGATTGCGCAAATAGGGGCCATTTTAAACTGGGTTGTTTTTTTGCGGATGTACAATTAGGttgtgtaacatatatatttatatacacactgtCAGCCAAACACAATGCAGGTTACATAGACACTTCACCTTTAACATATAGCAatgtaatctactacagtgagacgatacactagtactgtagcACAATCGTGCAATTTTATAATAGAACGGCAGTTAGCACTGAGCCTAAAACACTTAATTACAGATCATTGTATAGCTCACTTTTAAAAGTGTTATCGACACAGATTTGTGTTTCCTGGTAGTCCTCATTGGCTTTATTCTCAACAGTGATAATGAGAAGGTGGTGAGTGATGTTCATTTGATGTTGGAAAATATAAATACCTATGGGTGTCGGTATTGTAAACATGTCCTTTCTATGTAATTTTCGGACACCATGAACATCTTTCAAAGAGCAGACAACATTAAGtaaatgtcaaaaataaaattataaaagaaacaCATCTCTTTTACGAATTTAAGGAactgtaatttgtatttaatgattttttttcggaTAATTTTCATTGAACAGACTTGGAACAATTAACGAATCAGCACATTCAATACTTGGTGATTCAGTTTATGATAAAACAGAAGATGATCTTGATTCGTCCTACCTCCGTAGTGGACGGAAGATCAAACGCCCCTCTGCACCGCCAATGGAAGACGAGCCGGTGAAGCGGAGGAGGAGTGATGAAGATGTAGGTTTGATTAGTTTATTGTCTATGGACACCCACTTCATATATGTATGAAGGTATAAAGGAATGAAGCAGACAAAGGATGACAAGCTGAAAATATAAATAGGGTTAACTGTGAAATTTAATTGCTACAAATTCACTTGTTCTTGTGGCGACTGAATTTCCCGTTTTCATGTCTAACAACCTTTTAGCAGCGATTTAATTTCATGAGTTCAAGTGATATTGTTCCACTTAACCTGTGCAAACAACAGGCCGGTggtttaatttcatgatttcttATCCatcgtgaaatttaatagcATGCCAATTTAAATTAGTTAACAGGAGATCTATGTGTAGATATCTGAATCATACTATATTAATTATTAGTATCAAAATTACCAAATGCAATAGGTTCAACAACATATGTTTTAGAACCAGAAAATCTATACGTCCCAACAAAAGTATTTGCACAAGACTCAGATGAaaaaatgtgtattataaagTGATTATCTTGTGAAATGTGAAATCATCCTTTAGTTTCCTGTCCTGAATAATAACATCTTAATACATATCATTCTACCATATCACCACATAACTCTACCATGTCACCATATttgtagttttaaaaaatgGAACAAAAAACATTGTTTGTTTTGACAGGAACACAACAATTCAATAGTGACTACAACAACAGTGACATTAAATGCAGAAGGTCAGCTTGTCGGGGCGATAGCCGAGGTTATTCCACAAACTAAGACACTGAACAAAAGTTTTAGTGAACCAGCTCTAGACAAACACTTAGACAGCCCTGCTCGGGATGTCGGTAAGAATGAACTCTATTATCTGTCAAGTGgcattaaatttgttttcagaTATACCAAATTTTTTATATTGCTTTCTTGTAACTTTACATGCCTATATTGACCAGGTCATGTTGAACAGTTGAGTTTGTACTACAGCAGATTCATGGTTTTCTAATCTCACAATTTGCATTGATTTGCAACATATAATGACATCTATTCTTTTGTTTatctttgtttataaatatcttTCATCGTTTTAGAAAGTGAACCTGAATCGGAGGATTCTTACCTAGGTACACCAGGCAACAGAAATCAAAACTCACGACGCAAATCCAGAGGAATTCTTAAGGGAACTACTCCAAAGTACGTATTTACGATTAAAGTACATTAATggaaaaaatactctttcagTAGATTTCAGTAATTTACTTTTcagtttgtttgagttttatggCCCATCAAAAACTGAGGTCATTTAGGGACAATCTACAAGTCATTGTGCATTTTACTTGTTACTCAAAAACATCTCTTAATACAGAATAATAAGGATTTGTTTTCATCTGTATGTTGAGGcttggaaaaaaaatagaaagGTTAGATAAAGGAATCTTTAAATTTTCTTGAGGGTGTACACAAGTATGTAGGGTCTGTTCTCTGcataatatgtttataaatgcTTTATTTATACAGAGTAATTAAAAAACCAAAACTTGTCATGCTAATACCATTTGTGAAAAGTTGCATGTTAACATGTTGTCTTTGTTGTCAAGAACACCACGTCTAAGGAAAGCTAGTTCTGCGGGTCGTGGGTTAAACAGAATTCATTTCTTCATCTCTAAGACGGTCATCAAACCAGAAACATGTGCACCAGTAAGTAAAAGTGTGTCTCAGACATGGGAAGTTTTTAGTATTTGAGATCAGTGTTATTTTGATTGATTGACATTGAAGTGTTCTGTAGCTGTACTGTCTCTAgctagatgtttgtaaatgatttagCTAAGTAGAAAGTGCATTAATTAATGAGATTTCATTGGAAAGTTACATTCATTAGGTTTTTCATGgtataaaagaaaatgataaaCCATATGAAAACTGATATATTTTGCAATTTACTCAATAACTAATTATTGCTTTCAGTGTGGTAAGAGAATACGTTTTGGAAAGCTTGCAATGAAATGTAAAGGTAAGTCATTTTGCCATTTGtaggacagttgccaggtactgactatggttagaattttttttttttttttttctggcaGTAAGAGACCTGGCACATCCTCCAATGACcctggccgttactcaaaccaaaccaacattattattcttatttcttCCACTTTTTTCTGTTGTAAATGTTTCTTGAGCTTTTCTAAGAAACTACTTGGCAGATATTAATCACAAAACTTAAAATACAGACATACTCTTTAGGGGATTGGATTTTCAAGACTGTTTTCAGTCTCACATCATGATACGACTGAGGGGGTGTTTCAGGGACATCTGTAATGATTCCCATTAAAATCAGTACTTGTtataaagtataaataatataaagaaaTTGTCCTATTACTAAAACCTGATTATAatgcagtggtttttctccttatattcTCCATGCCAAACCCCCCTATATTTTCCCccaattacaaataaatattccCAAATCAAATTGCTGAGAAAAAAAGCTCGTAAAAAACAGCATGTAAAATGAAacagttttacaatatttaattaccTATAACACCATGTTCAGTAATTGGTAACTTTTCCCTAAAACAGCTCTTTTCGCaattaaaaattcccaattcTTGTCCAAAATTTTCCCAaaaaataccctgaaaaatcactgtatGTAATGAGTTATTTCCTGTTAACACCATTGTATTGCTGTACCTCTACAGACTGTAAGTCAACATGCCACCCGGACTGTAAAGACAATCTACCCTTACCATGTGTTCCCTGCTGTCCTAGTACCCCTGGAACTACAAAGATGTCCGGAGTAAGTTAATTTTCAGCAGATCTCTTTTGAGGGATATTCTgattgaaaatcaaaatatggtattaatataaaataatggttttgatttgaaatatttatatattaggATGAAAGGAAAGCAAtattttgactttcagaaaCGGGAAATAGAACAGAAACAAGCAGAAAATTTTAATTCACATGGTACATTATCTGTaaactttaaaaatgtgttGTTCTTAAGAGATGTTTGtctatttatgttttatagggCCTGTTGATTGACTATGCTCCTATTGATGCCCCAATGATCCCAGCTATAGTGGTAAGAGATTATCCCCACATTTTGATTTTACCTGAGTAGAGGAAAGGAATAGCAAGCCACAATGTTTGAAATTTGTTGTTTCCTTGTCAAAATTTTCATTGCTGAAAATAGTTTGGTAACTGTAGTGACCAAAAATTACCCCAactcaaaattttaatttgttttatatatatataaacaagaggattttgtactgtaaataaCAATTCTATTTCTGAAGGCTTTACTTCATGCACCTTTCCTGAATTTTACTGAGATTTCTGAATGCTCAAGATCAAATTAGATATTATTCAAATCACAGCACAGCATAGGTGAATACTACTGTATGTATATGGATGTAATAGTAAACTGTGTGCTGTGTTACAGGTCCACTGTGTAAATGAAGTAGAAGCTCGAGGATTAACAGAGGTGGGAATCTACAGGGTACCAGGGTAAGTCGACAAAGCTATCAGTTGTATGTTCTAGCATTGTATATTCTATGCTAATAggaaattaattgaaatatctGATCATATAGATCTAGAATTCTGCTGTGTAACCCATAGAATTGACCTATCAAAATGAGTCTTTACCTGACTAcacaggggtctgagaattaATTACAGACATCTCAATTTGTACCCACCAGAGTGTGTGTAGGCGGTGTGGTACTGTGAATTCTTCAAATGATGCTTAGGCTAAACACATGCTATCCAAAAGGTTtgcttttgaaattaattttgtttcataatGACACTTATTTAATCCAGAGCTGAATCTCAAGTGAAGGAGTTGAAAAAAGAATTCTTCAAAGGAAGGGGAGTACCAAATATGGTAGGTAACCACTAATAAAATCATCAAACTGAGCAAAGATAATTAAAAAGTAATCCAAAGTATGAAATTTTCTACAGATTAATATGGGTGAAAAAATCTCTACATGGATGTCTTTTAGCTCTCTGAAATAGTCTGTGTATTCAGTGAAAAATGACACCGGATGTATGATAGAGTAATCCATTAATATTAGATTTATAGAGTAATCCATTAATATTAGATTTATATGAGGTTTAGAAACTTTCAATTGGTAATAttgtaattgtatatatatatatatgatataaatgaaGTGAAAAACCTTACAAGTAGTTGAAGGGTCCCAAAAAAACATTATCTTATTTAACAAGTTCTGTTGAATTCTGTCTTTAATAGACATTAGAGGTTTTAAATGTGTCCTGCTGTAATAAAATAGCTGCTGTTAGACAGACCTGTGTGTTGTATTAAGACCACagaaaaacatttatcaatcaAACAAGACCAGATTTAACCTTCATCAATCTAATttaaacacagatccttatttTCTCACTTCATttcatagaggatctgacaacatccaaaTAAGGGTCAAATTTGTACTGTCTGATGACATTTTGGATTAGCCAATTAATTAACTGCCTTCAAAATCTTGATGATAAATTTAAGGCAATGATGAAATCATCTTTATGTACATAGTAATTTTGACTAAAGAACAACATACCTATATGTACATGctgtgaaaaaatattgtttttagtTAATGTAACCAAATGGAGAAAATACATTTGAACTGAGGTGCATGTTGCATAATTCATAAGAATGTGACCCAAACATGTAGTCTTTGGAACGATGAGAGGATAAGATGTCACAAGAACGTGACCCAAACATATTGTCTGTGGAACGATGAGAAAATAAGATGTCACAAGAATGTGACCCAAACATGTTGTCTATGGAACAATGAGAAAATAAGATGTGTTTAATTATATTGAACCTTCTTATATCCCATTGAGCAGTGTTCGAATCATCAGTAATGGGACAGAATAAAACATTTAAGTCATTCAGTATAATCTGAGTACATTAAGTGCATGTAATATGTTCAACAGAAGTGAGCTTTAttgtgtatatttatgtttataatttctttattgtttgttattgttctatttatatttaaattgtttgtttgcAGTCACATATTGATGATATCAATGTGGTCTGTGGTTGTTTGAAAGATTTCCTCCGCGGTTTGAAGGAGCCTATCATCACCTATGCATTATGGAAGGACTTCAAGAGTGCTGCAGGTaaatttgttattgtttatctGTTTTTAGTAGATGTGGTGTTCAGCAGTGGTTACAAATTGACAGCATAAAAATAAGTCAACAGTATTTTGGGAGATATCTCTCCCATTTACgaataaagtatgaaaatgaaCTTGCTGCCAAATAatcaatataatttataaaattgaaatacaatatTACTTTAGATTATTTAAGTTAATGTTTTTGGCTTTTCTCCCCAGAAAACCGTGATCGTGCTATGGGCGAGTCTGAACTATACCAGGCTATCAGTCAACTACCACAGCCGAACAGAGACACGCTTGCCTTCCTCATCCTACATCTCGTCAGGTATAGTATTTCTAGTGTACAGTCACAAACACAGGACATACAACATTATGATTTACCAGTAAATGACACTCCTTAGGGTCTCATTGTATTTTATGCTATTGAAAAGGAAATACTTTTAAAACTGACACAAAGGTTTGGGATTTTAACTATTGTAGGTTTGGCAGTTTACATCACAAACTTGCATTAAGCATATAGCCATATACCCCGATCATTGCTTTTaaaactacattgtatgtcCATTTAAGAATCTATATCATcaacctttttttttatttgcaagtCACATAGAAATTATAAAATTCTTATGAACATTGATACAAAGTCGTCACA
Coding sequences:
- the LOC138314834 gene encoding rac GTPase-activating protein 1-like, with the protein product MDTKLSLIARYDDLARNAKVLHIGIEPEFQRFVANQQDCLKRWYSLETDFDRLNERISALEKENDSLQLTLKHARSQIVKETEHRRFLESERDQLERQIALIRELLTDKNRKSMLNEQDREKLAFLSHNTYQSQLEGNSPSRRLGTINESAHSILGDSVYDKTEDDLDSSYLRSGRKIKRPSAPPMEDEPVKRRRSDEDEHNNSIVTTTTVTLNAEGQLVGAIAEVIPQTKTLNKSFSEPALDKHLDSPARDVESEPESEDSYLGTPGNRNQNSRRKSRGILKGTTPKTPRLRKASSAGRGLNRIHFFISKTVIKPETCAPCGKRIRFGKLAMKCKDCKSTCHPDCKDNLPLPCVPCCPSTPGTTKMSGGLLIDYAPIDAPMIPAIVVHCVNEVEARGLTEVGIYRVPGAESQVKELKKEFFKGRGVPNMSHIDDINVVCGCLKDFLRGLKEPIITYALWKDFKSAAENRDRAMGESELYQAISQLPQPNRDTLAFLILHLVRVGECLECKMPTSNLAKVFGPTIIGFSVPEPEPLMMINETKYQAMVMERLFDIPIDYWESFLNIDEENLYPNQYNTPQTPDTRPVPGSMLGPIHTPGSYEHKSKTWGKNSFTPSKAAPYVTGSLRITKMKPKLMPPLVMPRRSVSETCL